The proteins below come from a single Kosakonia sp. SMBL-WEM22 genomic window:
- the ppsA gene encoding phosphoenolpyruvate synthase, translating to MSNNGSSPLVLWYDQLGMNDVDRVGGKNASLGEMITNLSGMGVSVPNGFATTADAFNQFLEQSGLNQRIYELLDKTDIDDVSELAKAGTQIRQWIVETPFPPALEQAVHEAYAQLSADDAEASFAVRSSATAEDMPDASFAGQQETFLNVQGYDAVLVAIKHVFASLFNDRAISYRVHQGYDHRGVALSAGVQRMVRSDLASSGVMFSIDTESGFDQVVFITSAFGLGEMVVQGAVNPDEFYVHKPTLANDRPAIVRRTMGSKKIRMVYAPNQEHGKQVQIEDVPQAERDRFSLTDEEVQALAKQAVQIEKHYGRPMDIEWAKDGHTGKLFIVQARPETVRSRGQVMERYTLHAQGKIIAEGRAIGHRIGAGTVKVIHDISEMNLIEPGDVLVTDMTDPDWEPIMKKAAAIVTNRGGRTCHAAIIARELGIPAVVGCGDATDRIKTGEKVTVSCAEGDTGYVYAELLDFSVKSSSVDTMPDLPLKIMMNVGNPDRAFDFACLPNEGVGLARLEFIINRMIGVHPRALLEFDDQEPKLQSEIREMMKGFDSPVEFYIGRLTEGIATLGAAFWPKRVIVRLSDFKSNEYANLVGGERYEPEEENPMLGFRGAGRYVAESFRDCFALECEAVKRVRNEMGLTNVEIMIPFVRTVEQAKAVVDELARQGLKRGENGLKIIMMCEIPSNALLAEQFLEHFDGFSIGSNDMTQLALGLDRDSGVVSELFDERNEAVKALLSMAIRAAKKQGKYVGICGQGPSDHEDFAAWLMDEGIDSLSLNPDTVVQTWLSLAELKK from the coding sequence ATGTCCAACAATGGCTCGTCACCGCTGGTGCTTTGGTATGACCAACTCGGCATGAATGATGTAGACAGAGTTGGAGGCAAAAATGCCTCCCTGGGTGAAATGATTACTAATCTTTCCGGTATGGGCGTCTCCGTACCGAACGGATTTGCGACCACCGCCGACGCGTTTAATCAGTTCCTCGAACAGAGCGGTTTAAATCAGCGTATTTATGAACTGCTTGATAAAACCGACATCGACGACGTCTCCGAACTGGCGAAAGCCGGGACGCAGATTCGCCAGTGGATTGTGGAGACCCCGTTCCCGCCGGCGCTGGAGCAGGCGGTACATGAAGCTTACGCCCAACTCTCCGCGGATGACGCCGAGGCCTCCTTTGCCGTGCGCTCCTCAGCCACCGCAGAAGATATGCCGGACGCCTCGTTTGCCGGTCAGCAAGAGACCTTTCTTAACGTGCAGGGCTACGACGCCGTGCTGGTGGCGATCAAGCATGTCTTCGCCTCGCTCTTTAATGACCGCGCCATCTCCTATCGCGTGCATCAGGGCTACGATCACCGCGGGGTGGCACTCTCTGCGGGCGTTCAGCGCATGGTGCGTTCCGATCTCGCCTCCTCGGGCGTGATGTTCTCCATTGATACCGAATCCGGTTTTGACCAGGTGGTATTTATCACCTCTGCGTTTGGGCTGGGCGAAATGGTGGTGCAGGGCGCGGTCAACCCGGATGAGTTCTATGTGCATAAGCCAACACTGGCCAACGATCGCCCGGCGATTGTGCGCCGTACAATGGGCTCGAAAAAAATCCGCATGGTTTACGCACCGAACCAGGAGCATGGCAAGCAGGTGCAAATCGAGGATGTGCCGCAGGCCGAGCGCGATCGCTTCTCCCTGACCGATGAGGAGGTGCAGGCGCTGGCAAAACAGGCGGTGCAAATTGAGAAACATTATGGCCGCCCGATGGATATCGAATGGGCGAAAGATGGTCATACCGGTAAGCTCTTTATCGTGCAGGCGCGTCCGGAGACCGTACGTTCGCGCGGCCAGGTTATGGAACGCTACACCCTGCATGCGCAGGGCAAAATCATCGCCGAAGGGCGCGCCATCGGTCACCGCATCGGCGCGGGCACGGTGAAAGTGATCCACGATATCAGCGAGATGAACCTGATTGAGCCTGGCGACGTACTGGTTACCGACATGACCGACCCGGACTGGGAGCCGATCATGAAAAAAGCGGCAGCGATTGTCACGAACCGCGGCGGGCGCACCTGCCATGCGGCGATTATCGCCCGCGAGTTGGGCATTCCGGCGGTCGTCGGCTGCGGTGATGCGACCGATCGCATCAAAACCGGCGAAAAAGTGACGGTCTCCTGCGCCGAAGGCGACACCGGCTATGTCTATGCCGAACTGCTCGATTTCAGCGTTAAAAGCTCGAGTGTAGATACCATGCCGGATCTGCCGCTGAAGATCATGATGAACGTCGGCAACCCCGATCGCGCCTTTGACTTTGCCTGCTTGCCTAACGAGGGGGTAGGGCTGGCGCGTCTCGAATTTATTATTAACCGCATGATTGGCGTGCATCCGCGCGCGCTGCTGGAGTTCGACGATCAGGAGCCTAAACTGCAGAGCGAAATCCGCGAAATGATGAAGGGCTTCGATTCGCCGGTTGAGTTCTATATCGGTCGCCTGACGGAAGGGATCGCAACGCTCGGTGCGGCCTTCTGGCCGAAGCGCGTTATCGTGCGCCTCTCCGATTTTAAATCCAACGAATACGCCAATCTGGTGGGCGGCGAGCGCTATGAGCCGGAAGAGGAGAACCCGATGCTCGGCTTCCGTGGCGCGGGCCGCTATGTGGCAGAGAGTTTCCGCGACTGCTTTGCGCTGGAGTGTGAAGCGGTAAAACGCGTGCGCAACGAGATGGGGCTGACCAACGTTGAGATCATGATTCCGTTTGTGCGTACCGTTGAGCAGGCAAAAGCGGTGGTGGACGAGCTGGCGCGTCAGGGGCTGAAGCGCGGCGAGAACGGGCTGAAAATTATTATGATGTGCGAAATCCCGTCGAACGCCCTGCTGGCGGAGCAGTTCCTCGAACACTTCGACGGCTTCTCCATCGGCTCGAACGACATGACCCAGCTGGCGCTCGGTCTCGATCGCGACTCCGGCGTGGTGTCGGAGCTGTTTGATGAGCGTAACGAGGCTGTGAAAGCGCTGCTGTCGATGGCGATCCGCGCGGCGAAAAAGCAGGGTAAATATGTCGGCATCTGCGGTCAGGGGCCATCCGACCATGAGGACTTTGCCGCATGGTTAATGGATGAAGGAATTGACAGCCTCTCACTCAACCCGGATACGGTGGTGCAAACCTGGCTCAGCCTCGCCGAATTGAAAAAATAA
- a CDS encoding pyruvate, water dikinase regulatory protein produces the protein MDNAVDRHVFYISDGTAITAEVLGHAVMSQFPVAVSSITLPFVENESRARAVKEQIDALYQQTGNRPLVFYSIVLPEIRAIILQSEGFCQDIVQALVAPLQQELKLDPTPIAHRTHGLTPGNLTKYDARIAAIDYTLAHDDGISLRNLDQAQVILLGVSRCGKTPTSLYLAMQFGIRAANYPFIADDMDNLGLPAALKPLQHKLFGLTINPERLAAIREERRENSRYASLRQCRMEVAEVEALYRRHQIPCLNSTNYSVEEIATKMLDIMGLSRRMY, from the coding sequence ATGGACAACGCAGTCGATCGTCACGTGTTTTATATTTCTGATGGAACCGCTATCACCGCTGAAGTATTAGGCCATGCGGTGATGTCGCAATTTCCGGTTGCCGTCAGCAGCATCACACTCCCCTTTGTTGAAAACGAGAGCCGCGCCCGCGCAGTCAAGGAGCAGATAGATGCGCTCTATCAGCAAACCGGCAATCGCCCGCTGGTCTTCTACTCGATTGTGTTACCGGAAATACGCGCCATTATTTTGCAAAGCGAGGGGTTTTGTCAGGATATCGTGCAGGCACTGGTGGCCCCGTTGCAGCAAGAATTAAAACTCGACCCAACACCGATTGCCCATCGTACTCATGGCCTGACGCCGGGAAATTTGACCAAGTATGACGCGCGTATTGCCGCCATTGATTACACGCTGGCGCATGATGATGGTATTTCGTTGCGCAATCTTGATCAGGCGCAGGTGATTCTGCTCGGCGTCTCCCGCTGCGGTAAAACACCCACCAGCCTCTACCTGGCGATGCAGTTTGGTATTCGCGCCGCCAACTACCCCTTTATTGCGGATGATATGGATAATCTTGGTTTGCCTGCGGCGCTTAAGCCGTTGCAGCACAAACTCTTTGGTCTGACCATTAATCCTGAACGCCTTGCTGCCATCCGCGAAGAGCGCCGTGAAAACAGCCGCTATGCGTCATTACGTCAGTGCCGTATGGAAGTAGCAGAAGTGGAAGCGCTTTACCGCCGCCACCAGATCCCTTGCCTTAACAGCACCAACTACTCTGTTGAGGAGATTGCCACCAAAATGCTCGATATTATGGGATTAAGCCGCCGCATGTACTAA
- a CDS encoding MFS transporter: MTISSVLRTKDKIGYGLGDMASALVWQTATLFLAYFYTDVFGLPAAIMGTMFLVVRVIDAFVDPCIGALVDRTQTRHGRFRPWLLWFAIPFGVSCVITFYVPEAGATAKIIYACVTYAILSFIYSAINVPYCAMPGALTMDPHERHSLQSWRFGLSFIGGLIVTVIALPLVAHLGDGNVQKGYFYAMSMMGALGIVLFFSCFFMTRERFTPRNDTSGSMIGDLKLLAANSQWRIVFLFNILLLTAVVTRGSATMYYVKYVLMRPEMVFTFIVSGMIASLTGALLSARLLGKFDRVRAYQWTIITFVIFAALIFIIPPSQVWLIFTLNIVFSFIQNLTTPLQWTMFSDVVDYEEHRSGRRLDGLVFSTALFAIKFGLALGGAVVGWVLGAVDYIPNQAQQSATVLTTINALFTLIPCLLFICMVLLLTRYKLNSSVADSIAQDLLRKRGGSSEAADAQTTPDLSNTGVTR; encoded by the coding sequence ATGACAATTTCCTCTGTCCTGCGCACGAAAGATAAAATAGGCTATGGCCTCGGCGATATGGCAAGCGCCCTGGTGTGGCAAACAGCCACGCTATTTCTCGCCTATTTCTATACCGATGTTTTTGGTTTACCCGCCGCCATTATGGGCACCATGTTTTTAGTCGTTCGCGTAATTGATGCGTTTGTCGATCCCTGTATCGGCGCGCTGGTGGATCGCACGCAAACCCGGCATGGCCGTTTTCGCCCCTGGCTGCTCTGGTTTGCCATTCCCTTCGGCGTCAGCTGCGTCATCACCTTCTACGTGCCGGAAGCGGGTGCCACGGCGAAAATCATCTATGCCTGCGTCACTTATGCCATTCTGAGTTTTATCTACTCTGCGATTAACGTGCCTTACTGCGCTATGCCCGGCGCGCTGACCATGGATCCGCACGAGCGGCACTCGCTGCAATCCTGGCGCTTTGGCCTGTCGTTTATCGGCGGCCTGATTGTCACCGTAATCGCCCTGCCGCTGGTGGCGCACCTCGGCGACGGCAACGTGCAGAAGGGCTACTTCTACGCCATGAGCATGATGGGCGCATTGGGGATTGTGCTCTTCTTTAGCTGTTTCTTTATGACCCGCGAACGCTTTACGCCGCGCAATGACACCTCCGGCTCGATGATAGGCGATCTCAAACTGCTGGCGGCAAATAGCCAGTGGCGTATTGTTTTCCTGTTTAATATTTTGCTGTTGACCGCTGTCGTCACCCGCGGTTCAGCCACCATGTATTACGTCAAATATGTCTTAATGCGCCCGGAGATGGTCTTCACCTTTATTGTCTCCGGCATGATCGCTTCACTCACCGGGGCGCTATTATCGGCGCGTCTACTCGGTAAATTTGATCGCGTGCGCGCTTACCAGTGGACGATTATTACTTTCGTTATCTTTGCCGCGCTGATCTTTATCATTCCGCCATCGCAGGTGTGGCTTATTTTTACCCTCAATATTGTCTTCAGCTTTATTCAGAACCTGACCACGCCGCTGCAGTGGACGATGTTCTCCGACGTGGTGGATTATGAAGAGCACCGCAGCGGACGCCGCCTCGACGGGCTGGTCTTCTCCACCGCGCTGTTTGCCATTAAATTTGGTCTCGCCCTCGGTGGCGCCGTGGTCGGCTGGGTGCTCGGTGCGGTCGACTACATTCCGAACCAGGCCCAGCAGAGCGCGACCGTGCTGACCACCATTAACGCGCTGTTTACCCTGATTCCCTGCCTGTTATTTATCTGCATGGTGCTGCTGCTCACCCGTTACAAACTCAACAGCAGCGTCGCCGACAGCATCGCACAAGATCTTCTGCGCAAGCGCGGTGGCAGCAGCGAAGCCGCCGATGCGCAAACCACCCCGGATCTCAGCAACACAGGAGTGACCCGATGA
- the ydiK gene encoding AI-2E family transporter YdiK: MDKVENRHSRDVPQLMLSVLFLALMIIACLWVVQPFILGFAWAGTVVIATWPLLLRLQRLLFGRRSLAVLAMMLLLILLFIIPVALLVNSLVDSSGTVIHAVTSGVSSPPDLAWLNSIPLVGAKLYAGWHSLLDMGGSAIMAKLRPYVGTTTTWFVGQAAHIGRLMLHCGLMLLFSALLYWRGEQVAQGIRHFAYRLAAERGDAAVLLAGQAIRAVALGVVVTALVQAVLGGIGLALSGVPYATLFTVLMLMTCLIQIGPLLVLVPAIIWLYWSGDSTWGTVLLVWSAVVATLDNFIRPVLIRLGADLPLILILSGVIGGLVAFGMIGLFIGPVLLAVSWRLFSAWVNEVPAPQTPAEDALATVDDLDPPA, translated from the coding sequence ATGGATAAAGTTGAAAATCGTCACTCCAGGGATGTGCCGCAATTAATGCTGTCGGTACTGTTTTTAGCCCTTATGATCATCGCCTGTTTATGGGTTGTTCAGCCGTTTATTCTCGGTTTTGCCTGGGCAGGAACCGTGGTGATCGCCACCTGGCCGCTGCTGCTGCGTCTGCAGCGGTTACTCTTCGGCCGCCGCTCGCTGGCGGTGCTGGCGATGATGCTGCTGCTGATCCTGCTGTTTATTATCCCGGTCGCGCTGTTGGTCAATAGTCTTGTCGACTCCAGCGGCACGGTGATTCATGCCGTCACCAGCGGCGTCTCCTCGCCACCGGATCTGGCATGGCTCAACAGCATTCCGCTGGTAGGTGCCAAGCTCTATGCGGGCTGGCACAGCCTGCTCGATATGGGCGGCAGCGCAATTATGGCAAAACTGCGACCCTACGTCGGCACAACGACCACCTGGTTTGTTGGCCAGGCCGCGCACATTGGTCGCCTGATGCTGCACTGCGGGCTGATGCTGTTATTCAGCGCCCTGCTTTACTGGCGTGGTGAGCAGGTGGCGCAGGGGATTCGCCACTTTGCCTATCGGCTGGCAGCTGAGCGCGGCGACGCCGCGGTCCTACTGGCAGGCCAGGCGATTCGCGCCGTTGCGCTCGGCGTGGTGGTGACGGCGCTGGTACAGGCGGTGCTGGGTGGCATCGGGCTGGCTCTCTCTGGCGTGCCTTACGCTACCCTCTTTACCGTGCTGATGTTAATGACCTGCCTGATTCAGATTGGCCCGCTGCTGGTGCTGGTCCCGGCGATTATTTGGCTCTACTGGAGCGGCGACTCGACGTGGGGAACGGTACTGCTGGTGTGGAGTGCGGTGGTGGCAACGCTGGATAACTTTATCCGCCCGGTGCTCATTCGCCTCGGTGCCGATCTGCCGCTGATCCTCATCCTCTCCGGGGTTATCGGCGGCCTGGTCGCCTTTGGTATGATTGGGCTCTTTATCGGCCCGGTACTGCTGGCGGTCTCCTGGCGCCTCTTCTCCGCCTGGGTGAATGAAGTGCCCGCGCCGCAGACGCCCGCAGAGGATGCGCTGGCAACAGTCGACGATTTAGATCCCCCCGCCTGA
- a CDS encoding glycoside hydrolase family 3 N-terminal domain-containing protein — MTAIYKDANRPVAERVADLLARMTPEEKFAQMHGLWLVLSEEGDHRERTDLSDEFAGVSAQEALAERLKLGVGQITRPLGTHIVEAKQGVRAANRLQKTLMEETRLGIPALFHEECLVGLLCKDATLFPSSLNYGSTWDPALIKRAAQHIGDEARSTGCKQGLAPVLDVSRDVRWGRTEETFGEDPWLVGVMACAYVEGLQGEKGDMLATLKHYVGHSFSEGARNHAPVHLGFCELNDTFLLPFEMAVKCANAGSVMPAYHDIDNQPGHSDSFLLTTVLREQWGFEGIIVADYGGVSLLHQHHGVTHDAAESAALAFNAGLDVELPKDDCARHLAQAVERGLITMDKVDEIVARLLAVKFRLGLFEHPYSDEQKIVLQSEETRQVTREVATRSLTLLENNGVLPLSGSPSVAVVGPTADDPLALLSGYSFPVHLIISDMLEETSQVTTPLAALRQTLGEGQIRYAKGCHIIEKRMAGAPVFPGDASGKPMQASPVSHDTSLIPDAVRAAQESEVVIACVGDLAGLFQSGTVGEGSDTDSLTLPGVQQQLLEALVETGKPVVVVMTGGRPYNLQGLETRVAALLMAWAPGQEGGWAIADVLTGRAEPQGRLVVSVPKSAGAMPYYYNHKLKSGGTPFAFHFGSRYPFGYGQSWTQFTYGEPELATTQVPIEGEITLRVKVSNTGARSGSDVVQLYVRDRVASMVRPVQELKAFQRVALSPGETATLTFTLPVDMLNFTRRDGQRIVEPGEFELQIGASSADIRGRATVTVTGQTKVLPQRWRMMSNCEVSR, encoded by the coding sequence ATGACCGCAATTTATAAAGATGCAAACCGCCCCGTCGCCGAGCGCGTGGCCGATCTCCTTGCCCGCATGACGCCAGAGGAGAAGTTCGCCCAAATGCACGGGCTTTGGCTGGTGCTCTCTGAGGAGGGCGACCACCGCGAGCGGACCGATTTAAGCGATGAATTTGCCGGTGTTAGTGCGCAGGAGGCGCTGGCGGAACGATTGAAGCTGGGCGTTGGGCAAATCACTCGTCCGCTGGGTACGCATATTGTTGAAGCGAAGCAGGGCGTGCGCGCCGCTAACCGGCTGCAAAAAACGCTGATGGAGGAGACGCGCCTCGGCATCCCTGCGCTGTTTCATGAGGAGTGTCTGGTGGGGCTGCTGTGTAAAGATGCCACACTCTTTCCCTCCTCACTCAACTACGGTTCGACGTGGGATCCGGCGCTGATAAAGCGCGCTGCGCAGCATATTGGTGATGAAGCGCGCTCAACCGGCTGTAAACAGGGCCTGGCGCCCGTGCTGGATGTCTCGCGCGACGTCCGTTGGGGGCGCACGGAGGAGACGTTTGGCGAAGATCCATGGCTGGTCGGCGTAATGGCCTGCGCCTATGTCGAAGGGTTGCAGGGCGAGAAGGGCGATATGCTGGCAACGCTCAAGCACTATGTCGGCCACTCGTTCAGCGAAGGGGCGCGCAACCATGCGCCGGTACACCTCGGCTTTTGCGAGCTTAATGACACCTTCCTGCTGCCCTTTGAGATGGCGGTCAAGTGTGCCAATGCCGGATCGGTGATGCCCGCCTATCACGATATCGATAACCAGCCAGGCCATAGCGATAGCTTCCTGCTGACCACCGTGCTGCGCGAGCAGTGGGGCTTTGAGGGGATTATTGTTGCTGATTACGGCGGCGTCAGCCTGCTGCATCAGCATCACGGTGTCACTCATGATGCTGCCGAGTCGGCGGCGCTGGCCTTTAACGCCGGGCTGGATGTTGAGCTGCCAAAAGATGACTGCGCGCGCCATCTGGCGCAGGCAGTAGAACGCGGTTTGATCACCATGGATAAAGTGGATGAGATAGTCGCACGGCTGCTGGCGGTGAAGTTCCGCCTCGGCCTGTTTGAACACCCCTACAGCGACGAGCAGAAGATTGTGCTGCAGTCTGAGGAGACGCGGCAGGTGACGCGTGAAGTTGCGACCCGTTCGCTAACGCTGCTGGAAAATAACGGCGTGCTTCCGCTGAGCGGCTCGCCGTCGGTGGCGGTAGTCGGCCCGACCGCCGACGATCCGCTGGCCTTATTAAGCGGCTACAGCTTCCCGGTACATCTGATTATCAGCGATATGCTGGAGGAGACGTCGCAGGTCACCACACCCCTTGCCGCGCTGCGCCAGACGCTCGGCGAGGGGCAGATCCGTTACGCTAAAGGGTGCCATATCATTGAAAAACGGATGGCGGGTGCGCCAGTCTTTCCGGGTGATGCCTCGGGAAAACCGATGCAGGCGTCGCCGGTATCACACGATACGAGCCTGATCCCTGACGCGGTACGCGCAGCGCAAGAGAGTGAGGTGGTGATTGCCTGCGTGGGCGATCTTGCCGGGCTGTTCCAGAGTGGCACGGTCGGCGAGGGTTCCGATACCGACAGCCTGACGCTACCGGGTGTCCAACAGCAACTGCTGGAAGCGCTGGTTGAAACCGGCAAACCGGTGGTGGTGGTAATGACCGGCGGGCGTCCATATAACCTCCAGGGGCTGGAAACGCGCGTCGCTGCCCTGCTGATGGCGTGGGCTCCGGGACAGGAGGGCGGTTGGGCAATTGCCGATGTGCTCACCGGGCGCGCGGAGCCGCAGGGCAGGCTGGTGGTGAGCGTGCCGAAAAGCGCGGGCGCAATGCCCTATTACTACAACCACAAGCTGAAGAGCGGCGGGACGCCTTTTGCCTTCCACTTTGGCTCACGTTATCCCTTTGGCTATGGTCAGAGCTGGACGCAGTTTACCTACGGCGAGCCAGAGCTGGCAACGACACAGGTTCCCATTGAGGGTGAGATTACGCTGCGCGTGAAGGTAAGCAACACCGGAGCGCGCAGCGGCAGCGATGTCGTACAGCTCTATGTCCGCGATAGGGTGGCTTCGATGGTGCGGCCGGTACAGGAGCTGAAAGCGTTTCAACGCGTGGCGTTAAGCCCTGGCGAGACGGCGACGCTCACCTTTACGCTGCCGGTCGATATGCTCAACTTCACTCGTCGGGATGGGCAACGTATTGTCGAGCCAGGAGAGTTTGAACTGCAGATCGGTGCCTCATCTGCGGATATTCGCGGGCGCGCAACCGTGACGGTAACAGGGCAGACAAAAGTATTGCCGCAACGATGGCGAATGATGAGTAATTGTGAAGTAAGTCGCTAA